A stretch of the Actinoalloteichus fjordicus genome encodes the following:
- a CDS encoding TetR/AcrR family transcriptional regulator C-terminal domain-containing protein, protein MARPRQPRLSRARIVEAATVLIDADGLDAFSTRRLALELGVRGPSLYNHFATKNEILDAVADEIIAQVDVSFFAEHDWRTALRRWAHSYRDALAAHPNIVPVLARGPGRRPAALAMADAVYGGLVDAGWPPARATHIGAVMRYVVAGSALGSFARGFEADPALYEEERYPHLSQAHLLADHQRSVDEGAFALGVDMLLAGLSQVYAEVVGPLPPAAGSSATGGSATTGQARP, encoded by the coding sequence ATGGCTCGGCCGCGTCAGCCCCGGCTGAGCAGGGCCCGCATCGTGGAGGCCGCCACGGTGCTGATCGACGCCGACGGGCTCGATGCGTTCTCCACGCGACGCCTCGCCCTCGAACTGGGCGTCCGGGGGCCCTCGCTCTACAACCACTTCGCGACCAAGAACGAGATACTCGACGCCGTCGCGGACGAGATCATCGCGCAGGTCGACGTCTCCTTCTTCGCCGAACACGACTGGCGGACGGCGCTGCGCCGATGGGCGCACTCCTATCGCGACGCCCTGGCCGCGCACCCCAACATCGTGCCGGTCCTGGCACGAGGGCCGGGCAGGCGGCCCGCCGCGTTGGCGATGGCGGACGCGGTCTACGGCGGCCTGGTCGACGCGGGCTGGCCGCCCGCGCGGGCCACCCACATCGGCGCCGTGATGCGCTACGTCGTCGCGGGTTCGGCGCTGGGCTCCTTCGCCAGGGGCTTCGAGGCCGATCCCGCGCTGTACGAGGAGGAGCGGTACCCGCACCTGTCGCAGGCGCACCTGCTCGCCGATCACCAGCGCAGCGTCGACGAGGGCGCCTTCGCGCTGGGGGTCGACATGCTGCTCGCCGGGCTGAGTCAGGTCTACGCGGAGGTCGTCGGCCCGCTGCCGCCTGCGGCGGGTAGTTCGGCGACGGGCGGATCTGCGACGACCGGACAGGCCCGGCCTTAG